A portion of the Sabethes cyaneus chromosome 3, idSabCyanKW18_F2, whole genome shotgun sequence genome contains these proteins:
- the LOC128744061 gene encoding reticulon-1-A-like isoform X2 produces MVSLEDLKLLREIEFSKEGLESLIYWRDVKKSGIVFGSGLTILIAMSLFSLISVFSYVSLLVLFGTVSFRIYKNVLQAVQKTSEGHPFKEYLDFDLTLSQEKVQQLTTVAVAHANALLSELRRLFLVEDLVDSIKFGVVLYCLTYVGAIFNGMTCVIIAFVALFTLPKVYENNKQSIDAYLELVRSKILEITEKVKAAVPLGKKAESDKEK; encoded by the exons ATGGTGTCCTTAGAAGACCTTAAGCTGCTGCGGGAGATCGAGTTCAGCAAGGAAGGAT TGGAATCCTTGATCTATTGGCGCGATGTGAAGAAATCCGGCATCGTCTTCGGCAGTGGCCTGACCATCTTGATCGCCATGTCACTGTTCTCGCTGATCAGTGTATTTTCCTACGTTTCCCTGCTGGTTCTGTTCGGAACGGTTTCGTTCCGAATCTATAAGAACGTACTGCAGGCAGTGCAGAAGACCTCCGAGGGACATCCCTTCAA GGAATACTTGGACTTCGATCTAACACTGTCGCAGGAGAAGGTTCAACAGCTGACCACGGTCGCCGTGGCACATGCCAACGCTCTGCTGTCGGAGCTGCGTCGTCTCTTTTTGGTAGAGGATCTGGTCGATTCAATCAAGTTTGGCGTTGTCCTGTACTGCTTGACCTACGTCGGTGCCATTTTCAACGGAATGACCTGTGTCATCATTG CATTCGTTGCACTCTTCACCTTACCAAAGGTCTACGAAAACAACAAGCAGTCGATTGATGCTTACTTGGAGCTTGTCAGAAGCAAAATACTTGAAATCACCGAAAA AGTAAAAGCGGCCGTTCCACTGGGCAAAAAAGCCGAATCTGACAAGGAGAAATAA
- the LOC128744061 gene encoding reticulon-1-A-like isoform X1: MVKRQNSRYSNGNGNAYHKQPVELPPRGPVESLIYWRDVKKSGIVFGSGLTILIAMSLFSLISVFSYVSLLVLFGTVSFRIYKNVLQAVQKTSEGHPFKEYLDFDLTLSQEKVQQLTTVAVAHANALLSELRRLFLVEDLVDSIKFGVVLYCLTYVGAIFNGMTCVIIAFVALFTLPKVYENNKQSIDAYLELVRSKILEITEKVKAAVPLGKKAESDKEK; the protein is encoded by the exons atggtgaaACGTCAGAACTCCCGCTACTCCAATGGGAACGGAAATGCGTATCACAAGCAGCCAGTGGAATTGCCCCCGCGAGGACCAG TGGAATCCTTGATCTATTGGCGCGATGTGAAGAAATCCGGCATCGTCTTCGGCAGTGGCCTGACCATCTTGATCGCCATGTCACTGTTCTCGCTGATCAGTGTATTTTCCTACGTTTCCCTGCTGGTTCTGTTCGGAACGGTTTCGTTCCGAATCTATAAGAACGTACTGCAGGCAGTGCAGAAGACCTCCGAGGGACATCCCTTCAA GGAATACTTGGACTTCGATCTAACACTGTCGCAGGAGAAGGTTCAACAGCTGACCACGGTCGCCGTGGCACATGCCAACGCTCTGCTGTCGGAGCTGCGTCGTCTCTTTTTGGTAGAGGATCTGGTCGATTCAATCAAGTTTGGCGTTGTCCTGTACTGCTTGACCTACGTCGGTGCCATTTTCAACGGAATGACCTGTGTCATCATTG CATTCGTTGCACTCTTCACCTTACCAAAGGTCTACGAAAACAACAAGCAGTCGATTGATGCTTACTTGGAGCTTGTCAGAAGCAAAATACTTGAAATCACCGAAAA AGTAAAAGCGGCCGTTCCACTGGGCAAAAAAGCCGAATCTGACAAGGAGAAATAA